A single Cnuibacter physcomitrellae DNA region contains:
- a CDS encoding class I adenylate-forming enzyme family protein → MQTVLRSGRPLRLDDIEDAADAHELALRTAGVSRGALIATAMRSGAEHLALHRALRRIGAALAPLSPALPPALLSSAVDALRPSLLLVESAARDSTTSGTPVGSLGGPFPAAATATRPLPDGAEFVFLTSGTTADPKAVVLDGRAVAATDAALLSRFPLDSSDTVLSVMPQHHTGGWTVFPLAALESGARLIVRDRFDPTAAREALVEHGVTAMMGVPTHWSRLLAVLRPGEAPFPALRHAVVGGAPVPPDLVARAACHGIRLIEGYGLTEAGPNVAAARVPGGPLHPYDGVTVRLADDGEVLVSSPSLAAGYLDDEAATRDTFRGGWLHTGDLAEERAGGGFSIVGRIDDVFSTGGESVVPASVERAMLRLPGVLEAAVIGVPDPDLGSVGAAFVVAAHGAEPSLATVRARLADELPRHALPARLHVVPSLPRTPVGKVDRRALREDRR, encoded by the coding sequence ATGCAGACGGTGCTGAGGAGCGGGCGACCGCTGCGGCTCGACGACATCGAGGACGCCGCCGACGCCCACGAGCTCGCCCTCCGCACCGCAGGGGTGTCCCGAGGTGCCCTGATCGCGACGGCGATGCGCAGCGGAGCGGAGCACCTCGCCCTCCACCGGGCGTTGCGTCGGATCGGCGCGGCGCTGGCCCCGCTGTCGCCCGCCCTCCCCCCGGCGCTGCTCTCCTCCGCCGTCGATGCGCTCAGGCCCTCGCTGCTCCTGGTCGAGTCCGCGGCCCGCGACTCCACGACGAGCGGCACCCCGGTCGGCTCCCTCGGCGGCCCGTTCCCCGCCGCCGCCACCGCGACCCGCCCTCTCCCCGACGGAGCCGAGTTCGTCTTCCTCACGTCGGGCACGACCGCCGACCCCAAGGCCGTCGTCCTCGACGGTCGCGCCGTGGCCGCCACGGATGCGGCCCTGCTGTCCCGCTTCCCTCTCGACTCATCCGACACCGTGCTCTCCGTGATGCCACAGCACCACACCGGGGGCTGGACGGTCTTCCCGCTCGCCGCGCTCGAGTCCGGCGCCCGCCTGATCGTGAGGGATCGGTTCGACCCGACGGCCGCGCGCGAGGCTCTCGTCGAGCACGGCGTGACCGCGATGATGGGCGTCCCGACGCACTGGTCGCGTCTCCTCGCGGTGCTCAGACCCGGCGAGGCGCCCTTTCCCGCGCTCCGGCACGCGGTGGTGGGCGGCGCCCCCGTGCCGCCGGATCTGGTCGCGCGGGCGGCGTGCCACGGCATCCGCCTGATCGAGGGCTACGGCCTGACCGAGGCGGGGCCCAACGTGGCCGCCGCCCGGGTTCCCGGCGGCCCGCTCCATCCCTACGACGGCGTCACGGTGAGGCTCGCGGACGACGGCGAGGTCCTCGTCTCGTCGCCCTCGCTCGCGGCCGGCTACCTCGACGATGAGGCGGCCACGCGCGACACGTTCCGCGGCGGATGGCTGCACACCGGTGACCTCGCCGAGGAGCGGGCGGGCGGCGGGTTCTCGATCGTGGGCCGGATCGACGACGTGTTCTCCACGGGCGGCGAGAGCGTCGTCCCCGCGTCCGTCGAGCGCGCGATGCTGCGACTGCCCGGTGTCCTCGAGGCCGCCGTCATCGGTGTGCCCGATCCCGACCTCGGGTCCGTCGGCGCGGCCTTCGTGGTCGCCGCGCACGGCGCGGAGCCCTCGCTCGCGACCGTCCGGGCCCGGCTCGCCGACGAGCTCCCCCGGCACGCTCTCCCCGCTCGGCTCCACGTCGTGCCGTCCCTGCCGCGGACGCCGGTGGGCAAGGTCGACCGCCGGGCGCTGAGGGAGGATCGACGATGA
- a CDS encoding TetR/AcrR family transcriptional regulator: protein MTSAPRTARGARTRAALLEAAEHVFAELGYADASVVRITERAGVAQGTFYLYFDSKLDLFDELVDDLNRRVRRAMSEASAAAPDRLSAERAGFRAFFAFTAEHPALYRIIRAAEFVSPRALHRHYDRIVEGYAEGLAEAQRHGEVRPDLDPDVAAWALMGIGELVGMRWVLWERDAEGGVPDHVLDQVALLVDGAIGRRTAPATTREENGS from the coding sequence ATGACCTCGGCACCGCGCACGGCCCGAGGCGCCAGGACGCGCGCCGCCCTCCTCGAGGCGGCCGAGCACGTCTTCGCCGAGCTCGGCTACGCCGACGCCAGTGTCGTCCGGATCACCGAGCGCGCGGGCGTCGCGCAGGGCACGTTCTACCTCTACTTCGACAGCAAGCTCGACCTCTTCGACGAGCTCGTCGACGACCTCAACCGCCGGGTCCGCCGCGCCATGAGCGAGGCGTCCGCGGCGGCACCCGACCGCCTGTCGGCGGAGCGTGCCGGGTTCCGTGCCTTCTTCGCCTTCACCGCCGAGCATCCGGCCCTGTACCGGATCATCAGGGCGGCCGAGTTCGTCTCGCCCCGGGCCCTGCATCGGCACTACGACCGCATCGTCGAGGGCTACGCCGAGGGTCTGGCCGAGGCGCAGCGCCACGGCGAGGTGCGCCCCGACCTCGACCCGGACGTCGCGGCGTGGGCCCTCATGGGCATCGGTGAGCTGGTCGGGATGCGCTGGGTGCTCTGGGAGAGGGATGCGGAGGGCGGGGTCCCCGACCACGTCCTCGACCAGGTGGCCCTGCTGGTCGACGGCGCGATCGGGCGCCGGACGGCACCGGCGACGACGAGAGAGGAGAACGGATCATGA